From a region of the Mycobacterium intracellulare ATCC 13950 genome:
- a CDS encoding TerC family protein yields the protein MDVPDWVWALTVLAIVGLLAFDFFFHVRKAHAPTLREAALWSMAYVGIALLFGVGLLAFGGHEEGPEYFAGYVTEKALSVDNLFVFLMIMASFRVPREDQQKVLLFGIVFSLIARTGFIFLGATLINTFAWVFYLFGLILLLAAGGVLRPDEREESRKADNVVIRIAKKVLHTTEHYDGDRLFTMVDGRRAMTPMLLVMVAIGGTDIFFALDSIPAIFGLTQNVYIVFTATAFSLLGLRQLYFLIEGLLDRLVYLSYGLGAILGFIGVKLILHALHENNVPFINDGEPVSLVEISTYLSLAVIVGVLVVTVVASLLSPMGKARTAIAGARRHATAYLDSEYTHDASERERIFRKLLDERDQILALGPKYRQLVRDEPALIDLFDRAAAKHDEAVGRGEAEPFVRMGLTS from the coding sequence ATGGATGTTCCCGATTGGGTGTGGGCCCTGACCGTCTTGGCCATCGTCGGGCTGTTGGCCTTCGACTTCTTCTTCCATGTCCGCAAGGCGCACGCCCCGACGCTGCGGGAGGCCGCGCTGTGGTCGATGGCCTACGTCGGCATCGCGCTGCTGTTCGGCGTCGGCCTGCTCGCGTTCGGAGGACACGAGGAGGGCCCGGAATACTTCGCCGGGTACGTCACCGAGAAGGCGCTCTCGGTCGACAACCTGTTCGTCTTCTTGATGATCATGGCCAGCTTCCGGGTGCCGCGCGAGGATCAGCAGAAGGTGCTGCTGTTCGGGATCGTCTTTTCCCTGATCGCGCGGACCGGCTTCATCTTTCTCGGCGCCACGCTGATCAACACGTTCGCATGGGTCTTCTACCTGTTCGGGCTGATCCTGCTGCTCGCCGCCGGCGGCGTGCTGCGGCCCGACGAGCGCGAGGAATCCCGCAAGGCCGACAACGTCGTCATCCGGATCGCGAAGAAGGTCCTGCACACCACCGAGCACTATGACGGCGACAGGTTGTTCACGATGGTGGATGGCCGGCGCGCGATGACGCCGATGCTGCTGGTCATGGTTGCCATCGGTGGAACGGACATCTTCTTCGCGCTCGACTCGATCCCGGCGATCTTCGGCCTCACCCAGAACGTCTACATCGTGTTCACCGCGACGGCCTTCTCGCTGCTGGGCCTGCGCCAGCTGTACTTCCTCATCGAGGGCCTGCTGGACCGGCTGGTCTACCTCTCGTACGGCCTCGGGGCGATCCTGGGCTTCATCGGCGTCAAGCTGATCCTGCATGCGCTGCACGAGAACAACGTCCCCTTCATCAACGACGGCGAGCCGGTCTCGCTGGTCGAGATCAGCACCTACCTGTCGCTGGCCGTGATCGTCGGCGTTCTGGTCGTCACCGTCGTCGCCTCGTTGCTGAGCCCCATGGGCAAGGCCCGGACGGCCATCGCCGGCGCCCGGCGGCACGCGACGGCCTACCTCGACTCCGAATACACCCACGACGCAAGCGAACGCGAGCGCATCTTCCGCAAGCTGCTGGACGAGCGCGACCAGATCCTCGCGCTCGGTCCCAAGTACCGCCAGCTGGTCCGCGACGAGCCGGCGCTGATCGACCTGTTCGACCGCGCGGCCGCCAAGCACGACGAAGCCGTCGGCCGCGG
- a CDS encoding class I SAM-dependent methyltransferase, translated as MAVTDLFARRATLARSVRLLSEFRYEQSDPARFYGALAADTVAMVSDLWRAAHADSPAGRTLLDVGGGPGYFATAFAGAGLDYIGVEPDPGEMHAAGPADAAAGGTFVRASGMALPFADDSVDICLSSNVAEHVPRPWQLGAEMLRVTRPGGLAVLSYTVWLGPFGGHEMGLTHYLGGERAAARYARKHGHPAKNNYGSSLFEVSAADGLTWAANTGAALAAFPRYHPRWAWWLTGVPVLREFLVSNLVLVLQPQE; from the coding sequence GTGGCCGTGACCGACCTCTTCGCTCGCCGGGCGACGCTGGCCCGCTCGGTGCGGTTGCTGTCGGAGTTTCGCTACGAGCAGAGCGATCCCGCCCGCTTCTACGGCGCGCTGGCCGCCGACACCGTGGCGATGGTGAGCGACCTGTGGCGCGCCGCCCACGCGGACTCCCCCGCCGGCCGCACGCTGCTCGACGTCGGCGGCGGGCCGGGCTACTTCGCGACGGCCTTCGCCGGCGCCGGACTCGACTACATCGGCGTCGAGCCCGACCCGGGCGAGATGCACGCGGCCGGACCCGCCGACGCGGCGGCCGGGGGAACCTTCGTGCGCGCGTCGGGCATGGCGCTGCCGTTCGCCGACGATTCGGTGGACATCTGCCTGTCGTCCAACGTCGCCGAACACGTGCCGCGGCCCTGGCAACTCGGCGCCGAGATGCTGCGAGTGACCCGGCCCGGCGGGCTGGCCGTGCTGTCCTACACCGTCTGGCTGGGCCCGTTCGGCGGACACGAGATGGGCCTGACCCACTACCTGGGGGGCGAGCGCGCCGCGGCGCGCTACGCGCGCAAGCACGGCCATCCCGCCAAAAACAACTACGGGTCGTCGTTGTTCGAGGTGTCGGCGGCCGACGGCCTGACGTGGGCCGCGAACACCGGCGCCGCGCTGGCCGCATTTCCCCGCTACCACCCGCGATGGGCGTGGTGGCTGACGGGCGTGCCGGTGCTGCGCGAGTTTCTGGTGAGCAATCTGGTGCTGGTCCTGCAACCCCAAGAGTGA
- a CDS encoding aldehyde dehydrogenase, whose protein sequence is MTDAKTEYDKLFIGGKWTEPSTSEVIEVTCPATGDYVGKVPLAAAADVDAAVAAARAAFDNGPWPTTPPKERAAVIANALKVMEERKDLFTQLLAAETGQPPTTVETMHWMSSIGALNFFAGPAVDQVKWKEVRTGGYGQSIVHREPIGVVGAIVAWNVPLFLAVNKLGPALLAGCTVVLKPAAETPLSANALAEAFAEAGLPEGVLSVVPGGIETGQALTSNPDVDIFSFTGSSAVGKEIGRRAADMLKPCTLELGGKSAAIVLDDVDLPSAIPMLVFSGIMNSGQACVAQTRILAPRSRYDEIVDAVSTFVQALPVGLPSDPAAQIGSLISEKQRARVEGYIAKGIEEGARLVCGGGRPEGLDGGFFVQPTVFADVDNKMTIAQEEIFGPVLSIIPYDTEEDAIKIANDSVYGLAGSVWTADVQRGIEVSEKIRTGTYAINWYAFDPCCPFGGYKNSGIGRENGPEGVEHFTQQKSVLMPMGHTIES, encoded by the coding sequence ATGACAGACGCTAAGACCGAATACGACAAGCTTTTCATCGGCGGCAAGTGGACGGAACCGTCGACCTCCGAGGTGATCGAGGTGACCTGTCCGGCCACCGGTGACTACGTCGGCAAGGTGCCGCTGGCCGCCGCGGCCGACGTCGACGCCGCCGTCGCCGCGGCCCGCGCGGCCTTCGACAACGGCCCGTGGCCGACCACGCCGCCGAAGGAGCGCGCCGCCGTCATCGCCAACGCGCTCAAGGTGATGGAGGAGCGCAAGGACCTGTTCACCCAGCTGCTCGCGGCCGAGACCGGCCAGCCGCCGACGACCGTCGAAACGATGCACTGGATGAGCTCGATCGGGGCGCTGAACTTCTTCGCCGGCCCGGCCGTCGACCAGGTCAAGTGGAAAGAGGTCCGCACCGGCGGCTACGGGCAGAGCATCGTCCACCGCGAGCCGATCGGTGTGGTGGGCGCGATCGTGGCCTGGAACGTGCCGCTGTTTTTGGCGGTCAACAAGCTGGGCCCGGCGCTGCTGGCCGGCTGCACGGTGGTGCTCAAGCCGGCGGCCGAAACACCGCTGAGCGCAAACGCTTTGGCGGAGGCCTTCGCCGAGGCGGGGCTGCCCGAGGGCGTGCTGTCGGTGGTGCCCGGCGGGATCGAGACCGGGCAGGCGCTGACCTCCAACCCGGACGTCGACATCTTCTCCTTCACCGGCAGCTCGGCGGTGGGCAAGGAGATCGGCCGTCGCGCCGCCGACATGCTCAAGCCGTGCACCCTGGAGCTGGGCGGGAAGTCGGCGGCCATCGTCCTCGACGACGTCGACCTGCCTTCGGCGATCCCGATGCTGGTGTTCTCCGGGATCATGAACAGCGGGCAGGCCTGCGTGGCCCAGACCCGCATCCTGGCTCCGCGCTCGCGGTACGACGAAATCGTGGACGCGGTAAGCACTTTCGTGCAGGCGCTGCCGGTGGGCCTGCCGTCGGACCCGGCCGCCCAGATCGGTTCGCTGATCTCGGAGAAGCAGCGGGCCCGGGTGGAGGGCTACATCGCCAAGGGCATCGAGGAGGGTGCGCGGCTGGTGTGCGGCGGCGGCCGTCCCGAGGGTCTCGACGGCGGCTTCTTCGTGCAGCCGACGGTGTTCGCCGACGTCGACAACAAGATGACGATCGCCCAGGAGGAGATCTTCGGGCCGGTGCTCTCGATCATCCCCTACGACACCGAGGAGGACGCGATCAAGATCGCCAACGACTCGGTGTACGGGCTGGCCGGCAGCGTGTGGACCGCCGACGTGCAGCGGGGCATCGAGGTCTCGGAGAAGATCCGCACCGGGACATACGCGATCAACTGGTACGCGTTCGACCCGTGCTGCCCGTTCGGCGGCTACAAGAACTCCGGCATCGGCCGCGAGAACGGACCCGAGGGCGTCGAGCACTTCACCCAGCAGAAGAGCGTGCTGATGCCGATGGGCCACACGATCGAAAGCTAA
- a CDS encoding TetR/AcrR family transcriptional regulator yields MTPASGGTTVPTIGDAPTKRGDTRTKMLASAAEVMRERGAAGVTIDAVLARSGAPRGSVYYHFPDGRNQILTEALRYSGDSITALIDDAAGRGARELLAEFVGYWERLLTEGGFTAGCPVVAAAIGCSDGDGPKLSTEAGAILGRWCTALTRAFVNDGFDDADAASLAVMSISALEGAIVLSRSTRNAGPLHQVGEQLEFLIKAKEFVLRNKIPGKPAGSQ; encoded by the coding sequence ATGACGCCAGCCTCGGGAGGTACGACAGTGCCGACTATCGGTGACGCCCCGACGAAGCGCGGGGACACCCGGACAAAAATGCTGGCCAGCGCCGCCGAGGTGATGCGTGAGCGCGGCGCCGCGGGCGTGACGATCGACGCGGTGCTCGCCCGCAGCGGCGCCCCGCGTGGCTCGGTCTACTACCACTTTCCCGACGGGCGCAATCAGATCCTGACCGAAGCGCTGCGCTACTCCGGCGACTCCATCACCGCCCTGATAGACGACGCCGCCGGCCGCGGCGCCCGGGAGTTGTTGGCCGAGTTCGTCGGGTACTGGGAGCGGCTGCTCACCGAGGGCGGCTTCACCGCCGGCTGCCCGGTGGTGGCGGCGGCGATCGGGTGTTCCGACGGTGACGGGCCCAAGCTCTCCACCGAGGCCGGCGCGATCCTGGGCCGCTGGTGCACCGCGCTCACCCGCGCGTTCGTCAACGACGGCTTCGACGACGCTGACGCCGCGTCGCTGGCCGTGATGTCGATCTCCGCGCTGGAGGGCGCCATCGTCCTGTCGCGGTCGACCCGCAACGCGGGCCCGCTACACCAAGTGGGTGAGCAGCTCGAATTCCTGATCAAGGCAAAGGAATTCGTTCTCCGGAACAAGATCCCGGGCAAGCCTGCCGGCTCGCAGTGA
- a CDS encoding class I adenylate-forming enzyme family protein: MSISLLLEMAVSGDAERTAVVSGDLRLTTQQLSDLADGGAGVVAASGAKHLVYVGTGGAMLPVLIFAAARAGVAFTPINYRLSAEGIQALIERLPEPLVVVDGRYREMIGGVSDRVMVSDDFLDAAGGAEPAAEFPDPDAVAIVLFTSGTTSQPKAVELSHNNLTSYVTGTVEFGAAADTDAALICVPPYHIAGVSAALSNLYAGRKMVYLPNFDAQEWVRLINTENVTTATVVPTMLDRIVTVLENGDGPAIELPSLRNLAYGGSKVGLPLVRRALELLPDVGFVNAYGLTETSSTIAVLTPDDHRAALAASTPEGARRLGSVGQAVAGIELQIRDEVGNVLPPGETGELFVRGEQVSGRYTGIGSVLDENGWFPTKDIAMLDDEGYLFIGGRSDDTIIRGGENIAPAELEEVLVEHPHVRDVAVVGVEDPQWGQAIVAVVVPAPGVDPDPAELREFVRKSLRGSRTPDEVVFRDELPTTATGKVLRREIIQTLTELRSAPAQQ, from the coding sequence ATGAGCATTTCGTTGCTGCTCGAGATGGCCGTGTCCGGCGACGCCGAGCGCACCGCGGTGGTGTCCGGCGATTTGCGGCTGACCACGCAGCAGCTCAGCGATCTTGCCGACGGCGGGGCGGGGGTGGTCGCGGCCTCGGGCGCCAAGCACCTGGTGTACGTGGGCACCGGCGGCGCGATGCTGCCGGTGTTGATCTTCGCCGCGGCGCGCGCCGGGGTGGCGTTCACGCCGATCAATTACCGGCTCTCCGCCGAGGGCATCCAGGCGCTGATCGAGCGGCTGCCCGAGCCGTTGGTGGTGGTCGACGGTCGCTACCGGGAGATGATCGGCGGGGTGTCGGACCGGGTGATGGTGTCCGACGACTTCCTCGACGCCGCCGGCGGTGCCGAGCCCGCGGCGGAATTCCCCGATCCGGACGCCGTCGCGATCGTGCTGTTCACGTCGGGCACCACCTCGCAGCCCAAGGCCGTCGAGCTCTCGCACAACAACCTGACCAGTTACGTCACCGGGACGGTGGAATTCGGGGCGGCCGCCGACACCGATGCCGCGCTGATCTGCGTGCCGCCGTACCACATCGCCGGGGTCAGCGCCGCGCTGTCGAATCTGTATGCGGGCCGCAAGATGGTGTACCTGCCCAATTTCGATGCGCAGGAATGGGTTCGGCTGATCAACACGGAGAACGTGACCACCGCGACGGTGGTGCCGACCATGCTCGACCGCATCGTCACGGTGCTGGAGAACGGGGACGGGCCGGCCATCGAGTTGCCGTCGCTGCGCAACCTCGCCTACGGCGGCTCCAAGGTCGGTTTGCCGCTGGTTCGCCGGGCCCTCGAGCTGCTCCCCGACGTGGGCTTCGTCAACGCCTACGGCCTGACCGAGACCAGCTCGACGATCGCGGTGCTGACTCCCGACGACCATCGCGCGGCGCTGGCGGCGTCGACTCCGGAGGGCGCGCGGCGGCTGGGGTCGGTCGGGCAGGCGGTGGCGGGCATCGAGCTGCAGATCCGCGACGAGGTCGGCAACGTGCTGCCGCCGGGCGAGACCGGTGAGCTGTTCGTGCGGGGCGAGCAGGTCTCGGGCCGCTACACCGGGATCGGTTCGGTGCTCGACGAGAACGGCTGGTTCCCGACCAAGGACATCGCCATGCTCGACGACGAGGGCTACCTGTTCATCGGTGGGCGCAGCGACGACACGATCATCCGCGGCGGCGAGAACATCGCGCCCGCCGAACTCGAAGAGGTCCTGGTCGAGCACCCCCACGTGCGGGACGTCGCCGTGGTCGGGGTCGAGGATCCGCAGTGGGGCCAGGCGATCGTCGCGGTGGTGGTGCCGGCGCCGGGCGTCGACCCCGACCCCGCGGAACTGCGCGAATTCGTCCGCAAGAGTTTGCGCGGATCACGCACCCCCGACGAGGTAGTGTTTCGCGACGAGCTGCCCACCACCGCCACCGGCAAGGTGTTGCGGCGGGAGATCATCCAGACCCTCACGGAATTGCGCTCCGCGCCGGCCCAGCAGTAA
- a CDS encoding methyltransferase family protein, with product MVTRTRRRLWWRHLISVLLFPATMTLVVPALIVGTAGVHEPRLDAAPTIALITVGCVLIAAGLALMIWTNVLFDRVGEGTLGLGNVMGEPVHLVVRGPYRHVRNPMITGVLCILLGEAAIIASGPLLLWFAIFFTFQAIAIRFWEEPHLAERYGREYVDYRSNVPRWIPRVSAWDPPARS from the coding sequence ATGGTGACGAGGACGCGGCGACGCCTGTGGTGGCGCCACCTGATATCGGTCCTGTTGTTCCCGGCGACGATGACGCTCGTGGTGCCGGCCCTGATCGTCGGCACGGCCGGCGTGCACGAGCCGCGCCTGGATGCCGCGCCGACGATCGCGCTGATCACGGTCGGCTGCGTGCTGATCGCCGCCGGCCTGGCCCTGATGATCTGGACGAATGTGCTGTTCGACCGGGTGGGCGAGGGGACGCTCGGGCTGGGCAACGTGATGGGGGAGCCGGTCCATCTGGTGGTGCGGGGCCCGTACCGGCACGTGCGGAACCCGATGATCACCGGCGTGCTGTGCATCCTGCTCGGCGAGGCGGCCATCATTGCATCGGGCCCGCTATTGCTTTGGTTCGCAATCTTTTTCACGTTCCAGGCCATCGCCATCCGGTTCTGGGAGGAGCCCCATCTCGCCGAGCGCTACGGCCGTGAATACGTCGACTATCGAAGCAACGTGCCGCGCTGGATCCCGCGGGTCTCGGCCTGGGATCCGCCCGCCCGCTCCTGA
- a CDS encoding TetR/AcrR family transcriptional regulator, translating into MPAARRAGRWRTGQVNRQRIIDAARERFMRDGYERATVRAIAADAGVDVAMVYYFFGNKEGLFTASTLTGPEHPLHQLATLLDEGTERVGERLARRFLEHWEQGAVFEPFLTLWRSAAIHPEARKVLHDSLAGPIAERVATEFGVADAELRVELVASHLAGLAFARYQLKIEPLASTSIEDLVGRLGPTLQRYLTD; encoded by the coding sequence ATGCCAGCAGCGCGGCGCGCCGGCCGGTGGCGCACCGGCCAAGTGAACAGACAGCGCATCATCGATGCGGCGCGAGAACGCTTCATGCGCGACGGGTACGAACGGGCCACCGTCCGCGCGATCGCGGCCGACGCCGGTGTGGACGTCGCGATGGTCTACTACTTTTTCGGCAACAAGGAAGGTCTGTTCACCGCGTCCACGCTGACCGGTCCCGAGCACCCGTTGCACCAGCTGGCCACACTGCTCGACGAGGGGACCGAACGGGTCGGCGAACGGCTGGCGCGCCGCTTCCTCGAGCACTGGGAACAAGGCGCCGTGTTCGAGCCGTTCCTGACGCTGTGGCGTTCGGCGGCGATCCACCCCGAGGCGCGAAAGGTGTTGCACGACAGCCTCGCCGGCCCGATCGCCGAGCGGGTCGCGACGGAATTCGGGGTTGCCGATGCCGAGCTACGGGTCGAGCTGGTGGCCAGCCACCTGGCCGGGCTCGCCTTCGCGCGCTACCAGCTCAAGATCGAGCCGCTCGCGTCGACCAGCATCGAGGACCTGGTCGGCCGGCTGGGGCCGACGCTGCAGCGGTATCTGACCGATTAA
- a CDS encoding crotonase/enoyl-CoA hydratase family protein, whose protein sequence is MSEEANEPEVLVEQRDRILIITINRPKAKNAVNSAVANGLAAAVDRLDDEPGLSVGILTGAGGSFCAGMDLKAFARGELPIVEGRGMGFTERPPVKPLIAAVEGYALAGGTELALATDLIVASKDSAFGIPEVKRGLVAGGGGLLRLPQRIPSAIAMELALTGENLSAERAHALGMVNVLAEPGSALDAAIELAEKIAANGPLAVAATKQIIVESRGWSPETMFAEQNKLLAPVFSSNDAKEGAIAFAEKRPPKWTGT, encoded by the coding sequence GTGAGCGAAGAGGCCAACGAACCCGAAGTCCTGGTCGAACAGCGGGACCGGATCCTCATCATCACGATCAACCGGCCGAAGGCCAAGAACGCGGTCAACTCCGCGGTGGCCAACGGCCTGGCCGCCGCCGTCGACCGGCTCGACGACGAACCCGGACTGTCGGTCGGCATCCTCACCGGCGCGGGCGGCTCGTTCTGCGCGGGCATGGACCTCAAGGCCTTCGCCCGCGGCGAGCTCCCGATCGTCGAGGGCCGCGGCATGGGCTTCACCGAACGTCCGCCAGTCAAGCCGCTGATCGCGGCGGTCGAGGGCTACGCGCTGGCCGGCGGCACCGAGCTGGCGTTGGCGACCGACCTGATCGTGGCCTCCAAGGACTCGGCGTTCGGCATCCCGGAGGTCAAGCGCGGCCTGGTCGCCGGGGGCGGCGGGCTGCTGCGGCTGCCGCAACGCATCCCGTCCGCGATCGCCATGGAGCTGGCACTGACCGGTGAAAACCTGAGCGCCGAGCGCGCGCACGCGCTGGGAATGGTCAACGTCCTCGCCGAGCCCGGATCGGCGCTGGACGCGGCGATCGAGCTGGCCGAGAAGATCGCCGCGAACGGGCCGCTGGCGGTGGCCGCCACCAAGCAGATCATCGTCGAGTCCCGCGGCTGGAGCCCCGAGACCATGTTCGCCGAGCAGAACAAGCTGCTCGCCCCGGTGTTCTCCTCCAACGACGCCAAGGAGGGCGCGATCGCCTTCGCCGAGAAGCGCCCACCCAAGTGGACGGGCACTTAA